One genomic window of Deinococcus metalli includes the following:
- a CDS encoding DUF305 domain-containing protein, giving the protein MNRTAGVIVGPALLVLGMAFAQGSMGGMDHSQMGGSMPAGNTMSMTGSMDMGALEKLSGKAFDRAFLSMMIPHHQAAIDMARAVLPLNKDATVKQWATQVIQDQSREITVMTKLLATYGGADTAMSATMKSGMAEMATAIKTSKQPDQAFVQGMLPHHSSALDMAQLALQKSANSQVLTLARDIVTAQAKEMYDFRRWLIKRGA; this is encoded by the coding sequence ATGAACCGAACCGCAGGCGTCATCGTTGGACCCGCCCTTCTCGTCCTGGGGATGGCGTTCGCTCAGGGCAGCATGGGCGGCATGGATCACTCGCAGATGGGCGGCAGCATGCCGGCCGGCAACACCATGTCCATGACCGGCAGCATGGACATGGGCGCGCTGGAAAAGCTCAGTGGCAAGGCCTTCGACCGCGCCTTTCTGAGCATGATGATTCCGCATCACCAAGCCGCCATCGACATGGCCCGGGCCGTGCTGCCGCTCAACAAGGACGCCACAGTCAAGCAGTGGGCGACCCAGGTGATTCAGGACCAGAGCCGGGAGATCACGGTGATGACCAAGCTGCTCGCAACATACGGCGGCGCAGACACGGCCATGTCGGCCACGATGAAGAGCGGCATGGCGGAGATGGCGACTGCCATCAAAACATCGAAGCAGCCGGATCAGGCCTTCGTGCAGGGCATGCTGCCGCACCACTCGTCCGCGCTGGACATGGCGCAGCTGGCCCTGCAGAAGAGCGCGAACAGTCAGGTGTTGACGCTCGCCCGCGACATCGTGACGGCGCAGGCCAAGGAGATGTACGACTTCCGGCGGTGGCTGATCAAGCGCGGCGCGTAA
- a CDS encoding M23 family metallopeptidase produces the protein MRSPLCLILTVLIGTATAVTVPVARGDTLTALAARYGTSVAALRQANPSLVGDGVRAGTRLTLPASHPAVWTVQAGDTLSSVARRQAVTLQALLNVNPGVNPQQALRIGQRLTLPSAPGQARAPTAATVRPASIRVLAALPLQGRLTTPYRTGHEGIDLAAPTGTPVRAARAGVVTESRFDARTGWGWTVVVDHGDGMTTRYSHNSANLVLEGTRVAAGQVIARVGSTGNSTGPHLDFRVVVRGTPVDPLRLD, from the coding sequence ATGCGATCCCCACTGTGCCTGATCCTGACCGTGCTCATCGGCACGGCCACTGCTGTCACCGTTCCCGTCGCGCGGGGAGACACCCTGACCGCGCTGGCTGCCCGGTACGGCACCAGCGTCGCGGCCCTCCGGCAGGCCAACCCCAGCCTGGTCGGCGACGGCGTGAGGGCCGGAACGCGGCTGACCCTCCCCGCGTCCCACCCGGCGGTCTGGACGGTGCAGGCGGGCGACACGCTCTCCAGTGTGGCGCGGCGTCAGGCCGTCACACTCCAAGCCCTGCTGAACGTGAACCCGGGCGTTAACCCGCAGCAGGCCCTGCGCATCGGCCAGCGCCTCACCCTGCCCTCAGCGCCAGGCCAAGCGCGCGCCCCGACCGCGGCGACCGTCCGGCCGGCCTCCATCCGCGTGCTCGCCGCCCTGCCGCTGCAGGGCCGCCTGACGACCCCCTACCGCACAGGCCATGAGGGCATCGACCTGGCGGCGCCGACCGGAACGCCAGTACGCGCCGCGCGGGCTGGCGTCGTCACCGAGTCTCGCTTCGACGCCCGGACGGGCTGGGGCTGGACGGTCGTGGTCGACCATGGGGACGGCATGACCACCCGCTACAGCCACAACAGCGCGAACCTGGTACTGGAGGGCACACGGGTGGCAGCCGGTCAGGTCATCGCCCGGGTGGGCAGCACCGGCAACAGCACCGGCCCGCACCTGGACTTCCGGGTGGTCGTGCGGGGCACGCCGGTGGATCCGCTCCGCCTGGACTGA